The sequence CTGGCCAAAGAGGTCCGGCAGCTGGTGCAGGGCAAGACGATCTCTGCCGATACCGCGGTGCAGGCTGCGCTCTTGAACAACAAGGGGCTGCAGGCGTCTTACGCTGCGGTTGGCCTTTCAGCAGCAGAGGCCTGGCAGCAGATGACACCGGAAAACCCGGTGGTTTCGATCGGCCTGATGGGGATCGGCGCACCGGAGCTGGGCCTGTACCGGGCGCTGGAATCCACCATCGCTGTGAACCTGCTGGACGTGAAGACCCGCAAGCAGCGCATCGCCGTGGCTGAGGCGCAGTTTCAGCAGGCCCAGCTGAACGCGGTGAACGATACTCTGGCGCTGGCGGGGCAGACCCGGCAGGCTTGGATCAATGCGGTGGCCGCCTTTGAGCGGCTGAGCTATCTGCGCCAGGCCAGCGGAACAGCGGCAGCGGGGGCGGAGCTGGCCAGCCAGCTGGGCAAGACAGGTGCGCTGAACAAGGCGGGACAGGCGCGGGAGTTTGCCTTTAATGCAGAGCTTGCGGGGCAAGTAGCCCGCGCCCGGCTGGAGGCAAAGCTCGCCAAGGAGGAGCTGACCCGGCTGATGGGCCTGTGGGGCAGCGATGCCAATTACTATGTGCCGGATGCGCTGCCGCCGCTGCCAAAGTCCCTGCCGCGGGTTTCGTCGATCGAGACGGCGGCATTGCGGAACCGGGTTGACCTGAAAGTCGCCAAGCTCGGGCTGGAAGCGCAGGCCCGCGCTTTTGGCCTGACCGACCGGACCCGGCTTGTCACCGACCTGGAGCTGATTGCCGGTGCCGAGGCAGAGCGCGAGCGCGAGGACGGGGAAACCCACACCGAAACCCTGCCGCAACTGGAGCTGGAGTTCGCAATTCCAGTATTCGACACCGGCAAGGCGCGGATGCGCAAGGCTGAACTCTCCTACATGCAGGCGGCCAATACGTTGGCGGAACGGGCGGTGAATGTCCGCTCGGAGGCCCGCAGTGCTGAGCTAGCATATCACTCCTCCTATGAGATCGCGCGCCACTACCGGGACGTGCTGGTGCCCCTGCGCAAGTCGATCGAGGAAGAAGGGCTTCTCAGCTATAATGGCATGATCACCAATACCTTCGAACTGCTGACCGATGTGCGTGAAAAACTGGCAA is a genomic window of Leisingera caerulea DSM 24564 containing:
- a CDS encoding TolC family protein, giving the protein MTAKTWRVLLAPPLVLAACSAAVPEKYTSPQAGFQEVARQTSAAIGKRTAFAQTQAQNEALAKEVRQLVQGKTISADTAVQAALLNNKGLQASYAAVGLSAAEAWQQMTPENPVVSIGLMGIGAPELGLYRALESTIAVNLLDVKTRKQRIAVAEAQFQQAQLNAVNDTLALAGQTRQAWINAVAAFERLSYLRQASGTAAAGAELASQLGKTGALNKAGQAREFAFNAELAGQVARARLEAKLAKEELTRLMGLWGSDANYYVPDALPPLPKSLPRVSSIETAALRNRVDLKVAKLGLEAQARAFGLTDRTRLVTDLELIAGAEAEREREDGETHTETLPQLELEFAIPVFDTGKARMRKAELSYMQAANTLAERAVNVRSEARSAELAYHSSYEIARHYRDVLVPLRKSIEEEGLLSYNGMITNTFELLTDVREKLASSLEAANAKRDFWLAQANVSAAIYGGGSGSAPQGGSVEIAAGGGAGH